Genomic segment of Clostridiaceae bacterium:
ATAACTTCCTGAAAAAAATCGATATGGTGGAAATTGATGAACTAGTAGTAAGAGAATGCATAAAGTACATGCCTAGTGTAACAGGCATGGCTTCTTATGACGAAAGGATAAATTTTATATTTAATGACGGAATCGAGTACATTAAAGATAAAAATGCTATGTACGACATTATAATTATTGACTCCTCTGATCCTGTAGGCCCCGCAGAGGATTTGTTTAAAGAAAGTTTCTATTTAAATGCTAAGAAGTGCCTAAAGCCAGATGGTATTCTTACGTGCCAGAGCCAGTCTCCTCTATTCAATAAAGATATAATGGCCAGAACCTATAAAATATTGTCAAAATATTTTGCAATAGTGAAAATCTATGTTGCATCAGTTCCAAGTTATCCAGGTGGGTTCTGGAGTTTTACCATTGCATCGGATTATTTTGACCCTGATAAAGCCGACATTTCAAAGCTTGCTGATAATACAAGATATATAAACAGAGAAGTTTTTCACTCGAGTTTTAAGCTTCCCAACTTTATCAAAGAGATCATTAATCATGTTTAGCTATTGACTGGTACATGCAGGCTAGTTTAAACTATATAATAGCCAATATAAGGCTATTATTTTTTCTTTTTGGGAGATAGCATGGATGAACATACTATCAGTTACAAAAGAATAATTA
This window contains:
- the speE gene encoding polyamine aminopropyltransferase, giving the protein MENLDFLYEIDGETWFIENDRNNLKISYKVKEVLSSVKSVYQQINIIDIYDFGRCLILDGVIQTTELDGYIYNEMLSHVPVITHPHPQDVLIIGGGDCGVANELSKYNFLKKIDMVEIDELVVRECIKYMPSVTGMASYDERINFIFNDGIEYIKDKNAMYDIIIIDSSDPVGPAEDLFKESFYLNAKKCLKPDGILTCQSQSPLFNKDIMARTYKILSKYFAIVKIYVASVPSYPGGFWSFTIASDYFDPDKADISKLADNTRYINREVFHSSFKLPNFIKEIINHV